One Actinospica robiniae DSM 44927 genomic region harbors:
- a CDS encoding ISAs1 family transposase: MSSSLIEVVSGQLAAAGVEAVELDDGQVMALIEVLGLIPDRRRARGRRYRLGFLLAAALTAVLAGAKSMVEVVRRTRSADDEFLYRLGATGRNLRPADTTFGRALKVLDGDEVDMLCGSWLAGMLRSTERDALRPRNAGAQADGARLPVAAADGKSVRGAARPDGTRPHLVSLYRPEAGCVIGQVQVADKSNEIPALPDLLGRVDLTGLLVTADALHAQRATAEAVVAAGGHYLLFLKDNQPSILRQAQDLLAPGSHAEHERAGTSAETFDIGHGRRERRITRTAPCDGIDFPHAAQVIRITRRRAVGKAPGAGTKEVAYAITSLTSEQAGPVKLGQAAREHWGIEAMHHIRDVTWREDASRIRTGSTPRVMAGLRNLALALLKLLGWTNIAAATDHMRDHRNDTLALLGLSH; this comes from the coding sequence GTGTCATCTTCCCTCATCGAGGTCGTGTCCGGCCAGTTGGCCGCAGCCGGGGTGGAGGCGGTGGAGCTTGATGACGGACAGGTGATGGCCTTGATCGAGGTGCTCGGGCTGATCCCGGACCGGCGCCGGGCCCGGGGGCGGCGCTACCGGCTCGGCTTCCTGCTGGCCGCTGCGTTGACGGCGGTGCTGGCCGGGGCGAAGTCCATGGTCGAGGTGGTTCGGCGTACCCGCAGCGCCGACGACGAGTTCCTGTATCGGCTCGGCGCCACCGGCCGGAATCTGCGCCCTGCCGACACCACCTTCGGTCGGGCGCTGAAGGTGCTCGACGGGGACGAGGTGGACATGCTGTGCGGGTCGTGGCTGGCCGGGATGCTGCGAAGCACCGAGCGTGATGCCCTTCGCCCGAGGAACGCCGGCGCCCAGGCCGACGGGGCACGGCTGCCGGTGGCCGCCGCGGACGGCAAGAGCGTGCGCGGCGCGGCAAGGCCCGACGGCACCCGCCCGCACCTGGTCTCGCTCTACCGGCCCGAGGCCGGCTGCGTGATCGGGCAAGTCCAGGTCGCCGACAAGAGCAACGAGATCCCGGCGCTGCCGGACCTGCTCGGCCGGGTCGATCTCACGGGCCTGCTGGTTACCGCGGACGCCTTGCACGCCCAACGCGCCACCGCCGAGGCCGTCGTCGCAGCAGGCGGGCATTACCTGCTGTTCCTGAAGGATAATCAACCCTCGATCCTGCGTCAGGCCCAGGACCTGCTCGCTCCCGGTTCCCACGCCGAGCACGAGCGGGCCGGCACGAGCGCCGAGACGTTCGATATCGGCCACGGGCGGCGGGAGAGGCGCATCACCCGCACCGCGCCGTGCGACGGCATCGACTTCCCGCACGCCGCACAGGTCATCCGGATCACCCGCCGTCGCGCCGTAGGCAAGGCGCCCGGGGCCGGGACCAAGGAGGTCGCCTACGCGATAACCAGCCTCACCTCCGAGCAGGCCGGGCCGGTCAAGCTCGGCCAGGCCGCCCGCGAGCACTGGGGCATCGAGGCAATGCACCACATCAGAGACGTGACCTGGCGCGAGGACGCCAGCCGGATCCGCACCGGCAGCACCCCGCGCGTCATGGCCGGCCTCCGCAACCTCGCACTCGCGCTACTCAAGCTCCTGGGTTGGACCAACATCGCAGCCGCCACCGACCACATGCGCGACCACCGCAACGACACCCTCGCACTCCTCGGTCTCAGCCACTGA
- a CDS encoding NAD(P)-dependent oxidoreductase, which translates to MGSDCGLAAPALRDHRPGPRPWLELPDLVARSDVLVVAIPLVDDTRGLFSGDLLGRLPQDAVLVNVGRGGIVDEEAVARMVRGGRLAAAFDVFQTEPLPADSPLLRDRRILLHPHAAGTTRQSRDRLLAGIRAAAERVVREEPLEHVVNRVDPLVRRRSSP; encoded by the coding sequence GTGGGCTCCGACTGCGGCCTGGCTGCTCCGGCGCTCCGCGACCATCGCCCTGGTCCCCGGCCCTGGCTCGAACTGCCCGACCTGGTCGCCCGCAGCGACGTACTCGTCGTGGCGATCCCGCTGGTCGACGACACCCGTGGACTGTTCTCCGGCGATCTGCTCGGGCGCCTGCCTCAGGATGCGGTCCTGGTCAACGTCGGCCGGGGCGGCATCGTCGACGAGGAGGCGGTCGCCCGGATGGTGCGCGGCGGCAGGCTGGCGGCGGCGTTCGACGTCTTCCAGACCGAGCCCTTGCCCGCGGACAGTCCCCTGCTTCGCGACCGGCGGATCCTGCTTCACCCGCATGCAGCCGGCACGACCCGGCAGAGCCGGGACCGGCTGCTGGCCGGCATCCGCGCGGCGGCTGAACGCGTCGTGCGCGAGGAACCGCTGGAGCACGTCGTCAACAGAGTCGACCCGCTCGTGCGTCGCCGATCATCTCCATGA
- a CDS encoding gluconokinase, GntK/IdnK-type: MIFCGVSGCGKSTIGRRVARELRTPFVEGDDLHVSGNIANMEAGRPLSDNDRLPWLTALSARLGAMAVETGGVMACSALKRVYRTALASASADVYFVLLAIEKEAALERVSHRADHFMPSELVDSQFDQFEPLAPEEPGIVLDALADPDENVKRTLDFIIQLRA, from the coding sequence CTGATCTTTTGCGGCGTGTCCGGTTGCGGAAAGAGCACCATCGGCCGACGCGTGGCGCGCGAGCTGCGCACTCCGTTCGTCGAGGGCGACGACCTGCACGTATCGGGGAACATCGCCAATATGGAGGCCGGTCGGCCGTTGAGCGACAACGACCGGTTGCCCTGGTTGACCGCGCTGTCCGCGCGGCTTGGCGCGATGGCGGTGGAAACCGGCGGGGTGATGGCCTGCTCGGCGCTCAAGCGGGTGTATCGCACGGCGCTGGCCTCAGCGTCGGCGGACGTGTACTTCGTCCTGTTGGCCATCGAGAAGGAAGCGGCCTTGGAACGCGTCTCGCACCGTGCCGACCACTTCATGCCGTCCGAACTGGTCGACTCGCAGTTCGACCAATTCGAGCCGCTTGCCCCGGAGGAACCGGGCATCGTCCTCGACGCGCTCGCCGACCCCGACGAGAACGTCAAGCGGACACTCGACTTCATCATCCAGCTCCGCGCGTAG
- a CDS encoding DUF389 domain-containing protein has translation MINTPNFLSFLVALLAGIVGIVSLAELRTSALLGVFISVTTIPAAADVGVSLAFESWSEACGSVLQLLLNVVVLILAGAIALRVQRWAWRRTPGAPGVRRLPEER, from the coding sequence TTGATCAACACGCCGAACTTCCTGTCCTTCTTGGTGGCGCTGCTGGCCGGGATCGTCGGCATCGTCTCGTTGGCCGAGTTGCGCACGAGCGCGCTGTTGGGCGTGTTCATCTCCGTCACCACGATCCCGGCTGCTGCGGACGTGGGCGTCTCCCTCGCGTTCGAAAGCTGGTCGGAAGCCTGCGGCTCGGTGCTGCAGCTGCTGCTCAACGTCGTCGTGCTGATCCTGGCCGGCGCGATCGCGCTGCGTGTACAGCGGTGGGCATGGCGTCGCACGCCCGGCGCGCCGGGCGTGCGACGGCTGCCTGAAGAGCGATGA
- a CDS encoding tyrosine-type recombinase/integrase, which translates to MSIAKCGTWEEAYGVVLAVPGVPVDAAARRARRELARSLAVWQGAVRPRPGSDPSVEGWVVAWRAGLCVRASTAAKYDSHLRVHILPRFGRVRLSQLSRVEIKSWAGVLAESMHGSSVCSILALFCGILAEAVREGLMPFNPALRLRAASDRPQERAVAEPRQLRMLAARMPGGAGLMTVTAAYTGMRWGELAGLHRDSLVLASRRGYQPHGVAPFIRVDPLCGALHEVAGRLELGPPKTGAGARLVHLPPFLAEMLAAHLDQHPYPYVFTGGRGGWWHRSAFRRQVWLPALAGDPGHVDAARGQTLLGSMTFHGLRHSHKTWMAELHTSASLQDYRLGHLPRGVQGRYEHHTPGMILRLTDDLEHLWHASARFPEPATANPPERVPGGAMRQITN; encoded by the coding sequence GTGTCGATCGCGAAGTGCGGGACGTGGGAGGAGGCGTATGGGGTCGTGTTGGCGGTGCCGGGGGTGCCGGTCGATGCGGCGGCCAGGCGGGCGCGGCGTGAGCTGGCGCGTTCGCTGGCGGTGTGGCAGGGCGCGGTTCGTCCCCGGCCGGGCTCTGATCCGAGTGTGGAGGGGTGGGTGGTGGCGTGGCGGGCCGGGCTGTGCGTGCGGGCCTCAACCGCGGCGAAGTACGACTCGCATCTGCGTGTTCACATCCTGCCGCGGTTCGGGCGGGTACGGCTCTCGCAGCTGAGCAGGGTGGAGATCAAGTCGTGGGCGGGTGTGCTGGCCGAGTCGATGCACGGCTCGTCGGTGTGCTCGATTCTCGCTTTGTTCTGCGGGATTCTTGCCGAGGCGGTGCGCGAGGGGCTGATGCCGTTCAATCCGGCGCTGCGGCTGCGCGCGGCCTCGGACCGCCCGCAGGAGCGCGCTGTGGCCGAGCCGCGGCAACTGCGCATGCTGGCGGCGCGGATGCCGGGCGGCGCCGGGCTGATGACGGTGACCGCGGCGTACACGGGGATGAGGTGGGGCGAACTGGCCGGGCTGCACCGCGACAGCCTCGTGCTGGCCTCACGTCGCGGGTACCAGCCGCACGGGGTCGCGCCGTTCATCAGAGTCGATCCACTCTGCGGGGCGCTGCACGAGGTGGCCGGCCGGTTGGAACTGGGGCCGCCGAAGACCGGCGCGGGCGCGCGCCTGGTGCACCTTCCGCCGTTCCTTGCCGAGATGCTCGCGGCCCACCTCGATCAGCACCCTTACCCGTATGTGTTCACGGGCGGGCGCGGAGGCTGGTGGCACCGGAGCGCGTTTCGCAGACAGGTGTGGCTGCCCGCGCTCGCCGGCGATCCAGGGCACGTGGATGCGGCCCGAGGTCAAACGCTGCTCGGGTCGATGACCTTCCACGGGCTCAGGCACTCTCACAAGACGTGGATGGCGGAATTGCACACGTCCGCCTCGCTCCAGGACTACCGGCTGGGCCACCTACCGCGCGGAGTCCAAGGGCGCTACGAGCACCACACCCCAGGCATGATCCTCCGGCTCACAGACGACCTCGAACATCTATGGCACGCCTCCGCCCGATTCCCGGAGCCGGCCACCGCCAACCCGCCCGAGCGGGTTCCGGGCGGAGCCATGCGGCAGATCACTAATTAG
- a CDS encoding ROK family protein: protein MHVDDETAPAAAEAPISLNDLGRVRILRALADGPRLTRSEIVGRTGLARATVGSVIYELISAGLVRETHTAGSIGPVGTRSGRPPQLLSLEPTVAYALGLDIGHDGVRAILADAIGTVRWEDSKRVAVDAEPEHALDAAGGLVEAAISEVGVPREKILGIGAGIACPVDKDGRRLHAQGIMKGWVGIRPLDELADRTGLPVQIVNDANAGVLAERRFGAARGCDDVLYLRLSSGIGAGAVCAGRMLLGHGGIAGELGHIVVDPAGLLCRCGNRGCLETVASPPAIAQLLARSWGRPVGAEDLPALLAAHDRGALRAIEDAGDAVGRALAIAVMLLNPRLIVVGGELAAGGETLFEPMRRAIARNTMVSHSDTLSIVRSALGDSASVRGAAALVLERLPEALTAVLVSA, encoded by the coding sequence GTGCACGTCGACGACGAGACCGCGCCCGCTGCGGCGGAGGCCCCGATCAGCCTGAACGATTTGGGCCGGGTGCGCATCCTGCGTGCCTTGGCGGACGGTCCCCGGCTGACCAGATCCGAGATCGTCGGCCGCACCGGGCTGGCCAGGGCGACCGTGGGCTCGGTCATCTACGAGCTGATAAGCGCAGGCCTGGTGCGCGAAACTCACACGGCCGGCTCGATCGGGCCCGTCGGCACGCGGAGCGGGCGGCCGCCACAACTGCTCTCGCTTGAGCCGACGGTCGCATATGCCCTCGGGCTCGACATCGGCCACGACGGCGTGCGCGCGATTCTGGCCGATGCCATCGGAACTGTGCGCTGGGAAGACTCCAAGCGGGTAGCCGTCGACGCAGAGCCCGAACACGCTCTGGACGCCGCGGGTGGATTGGTCGAAGCCGCGATATCAGAGGTAGGAGTCCCGCGAGAGAAGATCCTGGGCATCGGCGCTGGCATCGCCTGCCCAGTCGACAAGGACGGGCGACGCCTGCATGCGCAGGGCATCATGAAGGGCTGGGTCGGCATACGTCCGCTGGACGAGCTGGCCGACCGTACCGGGCTGCCCGTGCAGATCGTCAACGACGCCAACGCCGGGGTCCTGGCCGAGCGCCGCTTCGGCGCCGCGCGCGGATGCGACGACGTGCTCTATCTGCGCCTGTCCTCCGGCATCGGCGCCGGCGCCGTCTGCGCCGGCCGGATGCTGTTGGGCCACGGCGGCATCGCCGGCGAGCTCGGTCACATCGTCGTCGACCCCGCAGGCTTGCTGTGCCGGTGCGGCAACCGCGGCTGCCTGGAGACGGTGGCCTCGCCCCCCGCGATCGCGCAGCTGCTCGCGCGCAGTTGGGGCCGGCCGGTGGGAGCCGAGGACCTACCCGCCCTGCTCGCCGCCCATGACCGAGGAGCCCTGCGGGCGATCGAGGACGCGGGCGACGCCGTCGGCCGGGCGCTGGCGATCGCCGTGATGCTGCTCAACCCGCGGTTGATCGTCGTCGGCGGAGAACTGGCGGCTGGGGGCGAGACGCTGTTCGAACCCATGCGCCGCGCCATCGCCCGCAACACGATGGTCTCCCATTCCGACACCCTCAGCATCGTCCGCAGTGCCCTAGGCGACAGCGCCAGCGTCCGCGGCGCCGCAGCCCTCGTCCTCGAACGCCTCCCGGAGGCGCTGACAGCGGTCCTTGTGAGCGCGTAG
- a CDS encoding arabinofuranosidase catalytic domain-containing protein, with the protein MHVLNPVRRRARLLFALLLALAIAVPLSGTAAPRAAAAASALPCDIYASGGTPCEAAYSTTRAMFASYNGPLYQIQRASDNSTLNISLQAAGGVVNSAPQVSFCSGTTCTITLLYDQTGNVNNLPISPGTSCSGCSSGLAGPGTNGADIGADAMALPVTIGGQPAYGVLVNNIGTGYRNNNVKNVPTGSQPEGMYMLTSSNLTSGLCCFDFGSAETNDSDDGDSTMNAIYWGTACWTGGCSGSGPWVGGDLENGMYFSNAGPNPSSIPSETGSFVSAWEKNNGTTNFTLKYGNGQSGGLTQSYSGALPNGYNPMKVQPSIELGTGGDNSPKGKGEFFEGAVTAGFPTDATENAVQANIVAAGYTNNTTTFAPNTESVISLHAHANGKYVDAANSTTSLIADATSIGTNETFDMFLDENGTLNLRAHSDGDWVTAESNGSSPLIANRGAPGPWETFYLIHNSDGSVSFRAYNDQKIVTAENAGASALIANRTAIGPWEEFDLVYDTVPVSLRAHADNDYVTAENAGAAALIANRTAIGGWETFDLIHNSDGSVSFRSHADGDYVTADNAGASALIANRTAIGPWEEYDLIANTDGSISLKSHANSKYVDAANSTTSLIADAATLGTAEEFDLIFD; encoded by the coding sequence GTGCATGTCCTGAACCCAGTCCGACGGCGCGCGCGGCTGTTGTTCGCACTGCTGCTGGCCTTGGCGATCGCAGTGCCGTTATCCGGTACGGCCGCGCCGCGGGCCGCTGCCGCCGCTTCCGCCCTGCCCTGCGACATCTACGCGTCCGGCGGCACGCCGTGCGAGGCGGCCTATAGCACCACCCGCGCAATGTTCGCCTCCTACAACGGTCCGCTCTACCAGATCCAGCGCGCCTCGGATAACAGCACCCTGAACATCAGCCTCCAGGCAGCCGGCGGGGTCGTCAATTCGGCGCCGCAGGTCTCCTTCTGCTCCGGCACGACCTGCACGATCACCCTGCTCTACGACCAGACCGGCAATGTGAACAACCTGCCGATCTCGCCCGGCACTTCCTGCTCCGGCTGCTCGAGCGGCCTCGCCGGGCCTGGCACCAACGGCGCCGACATCGGCGCGGACGCGATGGCGCTGCCGGTCACCATCGGCGGTCAGCCGGCCTACGGCGTCCTGGTCAACAACATCGGCACCGGCTACCGCAACAACAACGTCAAGAACGTGCCCACCGGCTCGCAGCCTGAGGGCATGTACATGCTGACCTCGTCGAACCTCACCAGTGGACTGTGCTGCTTCGACTTCGGCTCGGCCGAGACCAACGACTCGGACGACGGCGACTCGACCATGAACGCCATCTACTGGGGCACGGCGTGCTGGACCGGCGGCTGCTCCGGCTCCGGCCCCTGGGTCGGCGGCGACCTCGAGAACGGCATGTACTTCAGCAACGCCGGCCCCAACCCGTCGAGCATCCCCAGCGAGACCGGCTCCTTCGTTTCGGCGTGGGAGAAGAACAACGGCACCACGAATTTCACGCTGAAGTACGGCAACGGGCAGTCCGGCGGGCTGACCCAGTCGTACTCGGGCGCGCTGCCCAACGGCTACAACCCGATGAAGGTGCAGCCCTCGATCGAGCTGGGCACCGGCGGGGACAACAGCCCGAAGGGCAAGGGTGAGTTCTTCGAAGGCGCCGTCACCGCCGGGTTCCCCACCGACGCCACCGAGAACGCCGTGCAGGCGAACATCGTTGCCGCCGGCTACACGAACAACACCACCACGTTCGCACCGAACACCGAGTCTGTGATCAGCCTGCACGCCCACGCCAACGGCAAGTACGTCGACGCGGCCAACAGCACGACCTCGCTGATCGCGGACGCCACCTCGATCGGCACGAACGAGACCTTCGACATGTTCCTCGACGAGAACGGCACGCTGAATCTGCGAGCCCACTCCGACGGCGACTGGGTCACCGCCGAGAGCAACGGCAGCTCGCCGCTGATCGCGAACCGCGGGGCCCCGGGGCCGTGGGAGACCTTCTACCTGATCCATAACTCCGACGGCAGCGTCAGCTTCCGTGCATACAACGACCAGAAGATCGTCACCGCCGAGAACGCGGGCGCGTCGGCGCTGATCGCCAATCGCACCGCGATCGGCCCGTGGGAGGAGTTCGACCTCGTCTACGACACCGTGCCGGTGAGCCTGCGCGCCCACGCGGACAACGACTACGTCACCGCGGAGAACGCCGGAGCCGCCGCACTGATCGCGAACCGCACCGCGATCGGGGGCTGGGAGACGTTCGACCTGATCCACAACAGCGACGGCAGCGTCAGCTTCCGCTCGCACGCGGACGGCGACTACGTCACCGCCGACAACGCGGGCGCATCCGCCCTGATCGCGAACCGCACGGCGATCGGCCCGTGGGAGGAGTACGACCTGATCGCGAACACCGATGGGAGCATCAGTCTCAAGTCCCACGCGAACAGCAAGTATGTCGACGCCGCGAACAGCACCACATCGCTGATCGCGGACGCGGCCACGCTCGGCACGGCCGAAGAGTTCGACCTGATCTTCGACTGA
- a CDS encoding glycoside hydrolase family 19 protein, producing the protein MRPTKHSFTHAVRRRAVAVLGALALLTGIGVGTATVAQAASTGAITGYQGLCLDDRSASTALFNPIQVYTCNGTNAQQWTVQSNGTLQVLGMCLDVSGAGTANGTLVDLYTCNNTVAQVWQPGGNGVLINPNSGKCLDDTGWGGSGTQVQIWACSGGANQSWTVPGGGSTAGGGSFVVSEAQFDQMFPSRNSFYTYSGLVAALNSYPAFATTGGTTVEKQEAAAFLANVDHETGGLVYVNEIDQSGDYCASESYGCPAGTYAYYGRGPLQISWNFNYEAAGQAIGQDLLDNPNLVSTNAAIAWETALWYWFTGTGNGSVTSHQAMTGGSGFGATIRAINDIECNGGNTAEMQDRVNDYESFTSILGVSPGGNLTC; encoded by the coding sequence ATGAGACCGACGAAGCATTCATTCACCCACGCCGTCCGCCGCCGCGCCGTAGCCGTCCTCGGAGCGCTCGCGCTCCTGACCGGCATCGGCGTCGGCACCGCCACCGTCGCCCAGGCCGCCAGTACCGGGGCGATCACCGGCTACCAGGGGCTCTGCCTCGATGACCGCAGCGCCAGCACCGCGCTGTTCAACCCGATCCAGGTCTACACCTGCAACGGCACGAACGCCCAGCAGTGGACCGTGCAGTCCAACGGCACCCTCCAGGTGCTCGGCATGTGCCTCGACGTGTCCGGCGCCGGCACCGCGAACGGCACCCTGGTCGACCTCTACACCTGCAACAACACCGTCGCGCAGGTCTGGCAGCCCGGCGGGAACGGGGTGCTGATCAACCCGAACTCCGGCAAGTGCCTGGACGACACCGGGTGGGGCGGTTCGGGCACTCAGGTCCAGATCTGGGCGTGCTCCGGAGGGGCCAACCAGTCCTGGACCGTGCCCGGCGGCGGCAGCACCGCCGGCGGCGGCTCGTTCGTGGTCAGCGAGGCGCAGTTCGACCAGATGTTCCCGAGCCGCAACTCGTTCTACACCTACAGCGGGCTCGTCGCAGCACTGAATTCGTACCCTGCCTTTGCCACCACCGGCGGCACCACGGTCGAGAAGCAGGAGGCTGCGGCGTTCCTGGCCAACGTCGACCACGAGACCGGCGGACTGGTCTACGTCAACGAGATCGACCAGTCCGGGGACTACTGCGCCTCCGAGTCCTACGGCTGCCCGGCCGGCACCTACGCCTACTACGGCCGCGGCCCGCTGCAGATCTCGTGGAACTTCAACTACGAAGCCGCCGGCCAGGCCATCGGCCAGGACCTGCTCGACAACCCCAACCTGGTCTCCACCAACGCGGCCATCGCCTGGGAGACAGCACTCTGGTACTGGTTCACCGGCACCGGAAACGGCTCCGTCACCTCCCACCAGGCCATGACCGGCGGCTCAGGCTTCGGCGCCACCATCCGCGCCATCAACGACATCGAATGCAACGGCGGCAACACCGCCGAGATGCAGGACCGGGTCAACGACTACGAATCCTTCACCTCCATCCTCGGCGTCTCCCCCGGCGGCAACCTCACCTGCTGA
- a CDS encoding GDSL-type esterase/lipase family protein, which yields MPIPSTLARRVTAYATALVTASAFLSTGLATTARAAAADPTSGYWTGTWGAAPESGGASFSGQTIRQIVHTSISGTEARIQISNVFGSAPLTVTDVHLARSGSGSSITAGTDTSLTFGGSATITIPAGGTGFSDPVSYAVPALTNLTVSFYLPNSTGASTYHRQGTQTNYIASGDVAGAASLSGAQTTGSYYFLSNLDVLNSASQGSVVTFGASITDGYASSQNANTRWPNDLASRLVGAGDTVGVINEGISGNRLLVDGSGQSALGRFDRDVLGQPGVRWVIFSDDPINDLGSTSPQPTAAQLIAGVQQLIALAHQNGIKFICSTLTPYQGAGYWNSSGESAREAIDAFIRGSGSGCDGVIDQDAATHDPSNPTWYLPAYDSGDHLHPNDAGYQAIANAVNLGLFTPPNLPVISLRAHANGDYVTAENGGGSALIANRTAIGYWEQFDEIDEGSGAIALRAHANGLLVTAEAAGAQPLIANRTVVGAWETFQLIHNADGSVSLKADANGDYVTAEAAGAQSLIANRTAIGGWEECDLIVDN from the coding sequence ATGCCTATCCCATCGACACTCGCTCGCCGCGTAACCGCCTACGCCACGGCGCTCGTCACCGCATCGGCGTTCCTCAGCACCGGGCTCGCGACCACGGCCCGCGCTGCTGCGGCCGATCCCACCAGCGGCTACTGGACCGGGACCTGGGGCGCGGCACCCGAGAGCGGGGGTGCGTCCTTCAGCGGGCAGACCATCCGTCAGATCGTGCACACGAGCATCAGCGGAACCGAGGCGCGGATCCAGATCTCGAACGTCTTCGGCAGCGCGCCCCTGACCGTGACCGACGTCCACCTGGCCCGGTCCGGCTCCGGCTCCTCGATCACGGCCGGCACGGACACCTCGTTGACCTTCGGCGGGTCGGCCACTATCACCATCCCCGCCGGAGGCACTGGCTTCAGCGACCCGGTGAGCTACGCCGTGCCCGCGCTGACGAACCTCACCGTCAGCTTCTACCTGCCCAACTCGACGGGCGCCTCGACCTATCACCGGCAGGGCACGCAGACCAACTACATCGCGTCCGGCGACGTCGCCGGTGCCGCGAGCCTCTCCGGTGCCCAGACCACGGGCAGCTACTACTTCCTGTCCAACCTCGACGTGCTCAACTCCGCCTCGCAGGGCTCCGTGGTGACCTTCGGAGCATCGATCACCGACGGGTACGCCTCAAGTCAGAACGCGAACACGCGATGGCCCAACGACCTCGCCTCGCGGCTCGTGGGGGCGGGAGACACCGTCGGGGTGATCAACGAAGGCATCAGCGGTAATCGGCTGCTGGTGGACGGCAGCGGGCAGAGCGCGCTGGGCCGCTTCGACCGGGACGTGCTCGGGCAGCCGGGCGTGCGTTGGGTGATCTTCTCCGACGACCCGATCAACGATTTGGGTTCGACCAGTCCGCAACCCACCGCCGCGCAATTGATCGCCGGTGTTCAGCAGTTGATCGCGCTGGCGCACCAGAACGGCATCAAGTTCATCTGCTCCACGCTCACCCCGTATCAGGGTGCGGGCTATTGGAACTCCTCGGGCGAATCGGCCCGGGAGGCGATCGACGCCTTCATCCGCGGCTCGGGTAGCGGCTGCGACGGGGTGATCGACCAGGACGCCGCGACGCACGACCCGTCGAATCCGACCTGGTACCTGCCCGCCTACGACAGCGGCGACCACCTGCACCCGAACGACGCCGGCTACCAGGCCATCGCCAACGCGGTGAACCTCGGCCTGTTCACCCCGCCGAACCTGCCGGTGATCTCCTTGCGGGCACACGCGAACGGCGACTACGTCACCGCGGAGAACGGCGGCGGATCCGCGCTGATCGCCAACCGGACCGCGATCGGCTATTGGGAGCAGTTCGACGAGATCGACGAGGGCAGCGGCGCCATCGCGTTGCGCGCCCACGCCAACGGCCTGCTCGTCACCGCCGAAGCCGCCGGCGCGCAGCCGCTGATCGCCAACCGGACCGTCGTCGGCGCCTGGGAGACCTTCCAGCTGATCCACAACGCGGACGGCAGCGTCAGCCTGAAGGCCGACGCGAACGGCGACTACGTCACCGCCGAGGCCGCCGGTGCCCAGTCTCTGATCGCCAACCGCACAGCCATCGGCGGCTGGGAGGAGTGCGACCTGATCGTCGACAACTGA